One genomic window of Deltaproteobacteria bacterium HGW-Deltaproteobacteria-6 includes the following:
- a CDS encoding glycosyl transferase, producing MNTDLDITILIPVYDEAAIIADVIGRVRLTMDRLNRPYEILVINDGSKDETAIRAKNAGARVISHPYNIGNGAAVKTGIRQAMGGILVMMDGDGQHNPEDIPELLKNIDKYDMVVGARTGDSKSYMHRNLANGFYNLFASYICKRKIQDLTSGFRAVKTNIARHFLSLLPNTFSYPTTITMGVLRSGYSLLYVPITTNRCIGKSKIKLLQDGSRFFLIILKIATLFSPMRVFLPVSAIIFLTGVGYGLFKILFLEGRYGPTSAMLITMSVVIFMVGLVSEQIAQLRYDRSESRED from the coding sequence ATGAATACTGATCTGGATATTACCATATTGATACCGGTTTATGATGAAGCGGCGATCATCGCTGATGTCATCGGACGTGTCCGGCTGACGATGGACCGATTGAACCGCCCTTATGAAATCCTCGTCATCAATGATGGTTCAAAGGATGAAACGGCCATTCGTGCAAAAAATGCCGGCGCCCGGGTAATCTCTCATCCGTACAATATCGGCAACGGCGCAGCCGTTAAGACAGGCATCAGACAGGCAATGGGAGGCATCCTCGTCATGATGGATGGCGACGGCCAGCATAATCCGGAAGATATCCCTGAACTGCTTAAAAATATCGACAAGTACGATATGGTGGTCGGGGCGCGCACCGGCGATTCCAAGTCTTACATGCATCGAAACCTGGCGAACGGATTCTACAATCTTTTCGCGTCTTATATCTGCAAAAGAAAAATACAGGACCTGACCTCGGGGTTCCGGGCTGTTAAAACAAATATTGCCCGCCATTTTCTTTCGCTTTTGCCAAATACTTTTTCCTATCCGACGACCATCACGATGGGAGTCCTCCGGTCTGGTTACAGTCTTTTATATGTGCCCATCACAACAAACCGCTGCATCGGCAAGAGTAAGATAAAACTGCTTCAGGATGGCTCTCGCTTTTTTCTGATTATCCTCAAGATCGCCACCCTCTTTTCTCCCATGCGGGTTTTCCTTCCGGTGAGCGCAATCATTTTCCTCACTGGTGTGGGCTATGGCCTGTTCAAAATCCTTTTTCTGGAAGGCCGCTATGGCCCCACATCGGCCATGCTCATCACAATGTCCGTGGTGATTTTCATGGTGGGACTCGTATCGGAGCAGATCGCCCAGCTGCGTTACGACAGAAGCGAAAGCAGAGAAGATTGA
- a CDS encoding type II secretion system protein, producing MARSDLYEELLCEKPVAVKNIMSRAYLKIIKKQDGFTIIEVIAVFVIIGILAALSLSRIASTQSYTALSEVDILKMHLRYAQLRALSDDKTWGISFAGNTYTLLRDGSAAPYNLPNEASPTHTLPNEVTVSGATVTFDEWGSPGVSDIAITVSPGGGVVTIIKNTGFIP from the coding sequence TTGGCGAGGTCAGATCTTTATGAGGAATTACTTTGTGAAAAACCCGTGGCGGTCAAAAATATAATGAGCAGAGCATATCTCAAAATCATTAAAAAACAGGATGGATTCACGATCATTGAAGTTATTGCTGTTTTTGTAATCATCGGCATTCTGGCGGCTCTCTCTCTCTCAAGAATCGCATCCACACAGAGTTATACCGCTTTATCGGAAGTGGATATCCTGAAAATGCACCTTCGCTATGCGCAGCTTCGCGCTCTTAGCGATGATAAAACCTGGGGCATATCTTTTGCCGGGAATACCTATACTCTTTTGCGGGATGGAAGCGCCGCGCCATATAATTTACCGAATGAGGCTTCACCAACCCACACATTGCCCAACGAAGTAACTGTTTCCGGAGCTACCGTCACCTTTGATGAATGGGGCAGTCCGGGTGTCAGCGATATTGCGATCACCGTCTCACCAGGCGGAGGAGTGGTCACCATCATTAAGAATACAGGATTTATTCCATGA
- a CDS encoding FkbM family methyltransferase, translating to MIKDSLRALLSHFIKKSYALNQLDLKLLPYINFRQGVFIEVGANDGITYSNTLYFEKYRGWRGLLIEAIPALADKCLQNRPKCIVDNCALVASDYKEKTIEMNYCNLMSLVKGGLNSAEDERKHIQNGKQHLITGEETYIVSVPAKTLSQVLNEHHIGHVDLLSLDVEGYEAQVLKGIDFVNHRIDFMLIEVRKAEDIEAAIGNLYKPIAILNIDKSYSDILYQRR from the coding sequence ATGATTAAGGATTCCCTGAGGGCGTTGCTGTCCCATTTCATAAAAAAATCATATGCACTGAACCAGCTTGATTTAAAACTGTTGCCTTACATCAATTTTCGACAAGGTGTTTTTATTGAAGTTGGCGCTAATGATGGCATAACATACAGCAACACACTGTATTTTGAGAAATACAGAGGATGGCGCGGCCTGCTGATTGAGGCCATCCCTGCATTGGCCGATAAATGTCTGCAGAACCGGCCCAAGTGCATCGTGGATAATTGCGCCCTGGTTGCTTCTGATTATAAAGAGAAAACCATTGAAATGAACTATTGTAACTTGATGAGCCTTGTGAAGGGAGGGCTCAACAGTGCGGAGGATGAACGAAAGCACATCCAAAACGGTAAACAGCATCTCATTACGGGTGAAGAAACGTATATTGTCAGTGTCCCTGCGAAAACACTGAGTCAAGTACTAAACGAGCATCATATCGGACATGTCGACCTTCTTTCTTTGGATGTAGAGGGATATGAGGCGCAAGTGCTTAAAGGCATCGATTTTGTTAACCATCGGATTGATTTCATGCTGATTGAGGTACGAAAAGCAGAAGATATTGAAGCAGCAATTGGAAATCTTTATAAACCCATTGCTATATTGAATATCGATAAATCCTATTCCGATATCCTGTATCAAAGGCGATAA
- a CDS encoding aminotransferase DegT — protein sequence MIPVSEPLVGEKEIEYVNECLRTGWISSAGHFIEEFEQKWADYCGMKYGIAMSNGTAALQAAIGCINLQKGDKVIMPSFTIISCAQAILYNGGIPVLVDCDPRTWCMDVEEVREKIESEINRGDGKLKAIMPVHIYGHPVNMDPILALAKKYNLKIIEDAAEVHGAEYLTGRNTAHPRWKKCGGFGDISVFSFYANKLITTGEGGMVLTNDIAHAEKARGLRNLCFRPEQRFLHTELGHNFRITNLQAAIGLGQLERIDEIVATKRRMGKAYTERLQSIPVLQLPVEEAWARQVYWMYGIVLDETTGVDAVRFAKQLRGKGVETRPFFLGMHEQPVFHDMGFFRNEHYPVTERISRQGLYLPSGLTLTEAQIDEVCDSVKAVLNEIQ from the coding sequence ATGATTCCGGTAAGCGAACCGCTGGTCGGCGAAAAAGAAATCGAATACGTCAACGAGTGTCTCCGCACCGGATGGATTTCCTCCGCGGGCCACTTCATTGAGGAATTCGAGCAGAAGTGGGCCGACTACTGCGGCATGAAATACGGCATCGCCATGAGCAACGGCACAGCTGCCCTCCAGGCGGCAATAGGGTGTATCAACCTGCAGAAAGGCGACAAGGTCATCATGCCCTCTTTCACGATTATCTCCTGCGCACAGGCAATTCTCTATAACGGTGGCATTCCTGTCCTTGTAGATTGTGATCCACGCACCTGGTGCATGGACGTGGAAGAAGTACGGGAAAAGATTGAGTCAGAAATAAACAGGGGGGATGGCAAGCTCAAGGCCATTATGCCGGTTCACATCTATGGCCACCCCGTGAACATGGACCCGATTCTGGCGCTCGCCAAAAAGTACAATCTGAAGATTATCGAAGATGCGGCCGAAGTTCATGGCGCCGAGTATCTGACAGGAAGAAATACCGCGCACCCCCGATGGAAAAAGTGCGGAGGTTTCGGAGATATCAGCGTCTTCAGTTTTTACGCCAATAAACTCATCACTACCGGTGAAGGCGGCATGGTTCTTACTAATGACATCGCCCATGCCGAAAAGGCAAGAGGCCTGCGTAATCTCTGCTTCCGTCCGGAACAGCGTTTTCTTCACACAGAACTTGGCCACAACTTCCGCATAACCAACCTGCAGGCCGCCATCGGACTTGGCCAATTGGAACGCATCGATGAAATCGTTGCAACAAAACGCAGAATGGGAAAAGCATATACGGAACGACTTCAGAGTATCCCCGTCCTTCAATTGCCCGTGGAAGAAGCATGGGCCAGACAAGTTTACTGGATGTACGGCATTGTTCTCGATGAAACCACGGGAGTGGATGCCGTGCGATTCGCAAAACAGCTCAGGGGAAAAGGCGTGGAAACCCGTCCCTTCTTTTTGGGTATGCACGAGCAGCCCGTTTTTCACGATATGGGATTTTTCCGGAATGAACACTACCCCGTCACCGAACGCATCTCCCGTCAGGGACTCTACCTGCCATCGGGACTGACGCTGACGGAAGCGCAAATCGACGAAGTGTGTGACTCGGTAAAAGCCGTTTTGAACGAAATACAATGA
- a CDS encoding transcriptional regulator: MTDLFAGLISSKTRISLLVRFFFNPGTKAYLRELSKDLHVSSNAVREELNQLTKTKLLTSEKEGRNVLYTANNDHPLFPELRSMVSKVMGLDQVIESILTRLGDLEKAYIIDDYAEGKDTGIVDLVLVGNIDQYHLNDLSRKTERYIKRKIRSLVLTGTEFKAFMPALENRPYFLVWERQDKK; encoded by the coding sequence ATGACCGACCTTTTTGCCGGACTCATATCCTCAAAAACCAGAATCAGTCTGCTTGTGCGTTTTTTTTTCAATCCCGGCACAAAAGCCTATCTCAGGGAGCTTTCAAAGGATCTTCATGTATCGTCCAACGCAGTCCGGGAAGAATTGAACCAACTTACAAAAACAAAGCTCCTCACCTCGGAAAAAGAAGGACGAAACGTTTTATACACTGCAAATAACGATCATCCTCTTTTTCCTGAGCTGAGATCCATGGTCAGCAAAGTCATGGGACTGGATCAGGTTATTGAAAGCATCCTCACAAGATTGGGAGATCTGGAGAAAGCCTACATCATCGATGATTATGCCGAAGGCAAGGATACCGGAATTGTAGATTTAGTGCTGGTGGGAAATATCGACCAATATCACCTGAACGATTTAAGCAGAAAAACTGAACGCTATATCAAACGCAAAATCCGCTCACTAGTCTTAACCGGCACAGAGTTCAAGGCGTTTATGCCTGCGCTGGAAAACCGGCCGTACTTTCTGGTGTGGGAGCGGCAGGACAAGAAGTAA
- a CDS encoding SAM-dependent methyltransferase: MTESRDNTSNDKIPSNTEVFADYAGYYDLLYRDKNYETEAEYVSGLIQKFHPAAQSILELGSGTGKHACSLAERGYKIHGIERSPEMLGQSQSSAIKRNMADGRLSFSAGDIRKVRLREHYDAVISLFHVMSYQTANEDVTAAFDTARHHLKPGGIFIFDVWYGPAVLTERPEVRIKRMADGKIEITRLAEPVLHPNENRVDVNYNMLVRNLASQTVFELKETHTMRYFFKPEIDLWATLSGFTVQAAEEWQTAKPIGIDTWSVCFCLKAR, from the coding sequence ATGACTGAAAGCCGGGACAATACATCAAATGACAAGATTCCATCCAACACAGAGGTATTCGCCGACTATGCCGGATATTATGATCTGCTTTATCGGGATAAAAACTATGAAACGGAGGCAGAATATGTTTCGGGCCTGATCCAAAAATTTCATCCGGCAGCCCAATCCATACTCGAACTGGGTTCCGGCACGGGTAAACATGCCTGCTCACTGGCTGAACGGGGATATAAAATTCACGGGATCGAACGCAGCCCGGAAATGCTGGGTCAATCACAATCTTCAGCAATCAAAAGGAATATGGCGGACGGCCGTCTGAGTTTCAGTGCCGGCGACATTCGCAAAGTCCGCCTCCGTGAACATTATGATGCAGTAATCTCGCTTTTTCACGTCATGAGTTACCAGACGGCTAACGAAGACGTAACGGCGGCATTTGACACAGCCCGGCATCACTTGAAACCTGGCGGCATTTTTATCTTTGATGTCTGGTACGGCCCGGCGGTATTAACCGAACGTCCCGAGGTCAGAATCAAACGGATGGCGGATGGAAAGATCGAAATAACCCGCCTGGCCGAGCCGGTTCTTCACCCTAATGAAAATCGTGTGGATGTAAATTACAATATGCTGGTGCGAAATCTTGCCAGTCAAACTGTCTTTGAATTAAAGGAAACCCACACTATGCGCTATTTTTTCAAACCGGAGATTGACTTGTGGGCAACTCTTTCAGGGTTTACGGTTCAAGCTGCGGAAGAATGGCAAACAGCTAAACCGATCGGCATAGACACATGGAGCGTGTGTTTCTGCCTGAAGGCCAGGTAG
- a CDS encoding hemolytic protein HlpA-like protein, which translates to MSLKTPVLFLIFNRPTTTQRVFNAIRLAKPARLFVAADGPRSDSSTDAELCKQTRKIIDEVDWPCELLMLFQEKNLGCRKAVSSAINWFFEHVEEGIILEDDCLPDQSFFSYCRELLEYYRHDTRIMQICGLNVLTEWRRFGHSYFFSNYGPIWGWASWRRAWQHYDVDMKLWPEIKREKLYPAFCQNGKETEYRLNLYDEVYSGKIDTWDYQWGFAKMIHHGLSVIPSVNLISNIGFAKDGTHTVADKNNPYATLEKGNMIFPLNHPEYMMRDCLADQRYLNEFMSIIPAESHLKRRLFKRIRGLKSGK; encoded by the coding sequence ATGAGTCTAAAAACACCGGTTCTCTTTCTCATATTCAATCGCCCAACCACCACGCAGCGTGTCTTTAACGCCATCCGCTTGGCAAAACCGGCGCGGCTTTTTGTCGCCGCTGACGGCCCTCGCAGCGACAGTTCAACTGATGCGGAATTATGTAAACAAACACGAAAGATCATTGATGAGGTTGACTGGCCGTGTGAGCTCTTGATGCTGTTTCAAGAGAAGAATCTTGGCTGCAGGAAGGCCGTCAGTTCAGCCATCAACTGGTTTTTTGAACATGTGGAAGAAGGTATCATACTGGAAGACGATTGTCTTCCGGATCAATCTTTTTTTAGCTATTGCCGGGAATTGCTCGAATACTACCGGCACGATACCCGGATCATGCAGATTTGCGGTTTAAATGTTTTAACAGAGTGGCGCAGGTTCGGTCACAGTTACTTTTTTTCAAATTACGGTCCTATCTGGGGATGGGCCTCCTGGCGGCGGGCCTGGCAGCACTATGATGTTGACATGAAACTTTGGCCGGAAATAAAGCGGGAAAAACTTTATCCGGCATTTTGCCAGAACGGGAAAGAAACAGAATATCGGTTGAATCTCTATGATGAGGTCTATTCCGGTAAAATTGATACCTGGGATTATCAATGGGGATTCGCAAAGATGATCCATCATGGTTTATCGGTGATTCCTTCGGTAAATCTGATATCAAACATCGGCTTCGCCAAAGACGGCACCCATACCGTGGCAGATAAGAATAATCCCTATGCAACATTGGAAAAAGGCAACATGATATTCCCGTTAAATCATCCTGAATATATGATGCGGGACTGCTTGGCAGACCAGAGATATCTTAATGAATTCATGTCGATCATACCGGCAGAAAGTCATTTAAAGCGAAGATTATTCAAAAGGATACGCGGATTGAAAAGTGGAAAATAA
- a CDS encoding ABC transporter ATP-binding protein — MSDVIIKAENLGKKYIIGHQSQQGGYTALRDVLMQNARIVWDKTKDLVKGKPIIQGDTTEEVWALNDVSFEVRRGEAVGIIGRNGAGKSTLLKVLSRITEPSSGRVTINGRVASLLEVGTGFHPELTGRENIYLNGTILGMTRQEIKRKFDEIVAFAEVEKYLDTPVKRYSSGMYVRLAFAVAAHLEPEILVVDEVLAVGDAQFQKKCLGKMGDVTKEGRTVLLVSHNMAAIENLCGKAILMDNGRIAMQGNTAKAIQYYLEVVIPSVIEEIPLAARKDRSGNGIIRLTSFHIEDVHGNKLVAARSGMDIVLVFGYQSPASEQLRDADIGFSIRDKETLSVLYSSYVGQTFETVPPKGQFHCLVKRIPLAMGHYQIGARVTVSGEEADWPRNAVGYLDIEAGDFYGTGREGFGASAPLLLMGQWTIRVDVP; from the coding sequence ATGAGCGACGTCATTATCAAAGCTGAAAATCTCGGCAAAAAATATATCATCGGCCACCAATCACAACAGGGAGGTTACACAGCTCTGCGCGACGTCCTTATGCAGAATGCCAGAATTGTATGGGATAAAACAAAAGATCTGGTAAAGGGGAAACCCATCATCCAGGGCGATACAACGGAAGAAGTCTGGGCGCTGAATGATGTGAGTTTTGAGGTCCGTCGCGGAGAAGCCGTGGGAATCATCGGGCGCAACGGCGCCGGAAAAAGTACGCTGTTAAAGGTCTTGAGCCGTATTACCGAACCTTCATCCGGACGGGTGACGATCAATGGCCGTGTAGCAAGTCTGCTGGAAGTTGGGACAGGCTTTCATCCGGAATTGACGGGACGGGAAAACATTTATCTTAATGGCACTATTCTTGGTATGACGCGGCAGGAAATAAAACGCAAGTTTGACGAAATAGTCGCCTTTGCCGAGGTAGAGAAATATCTGGACACACCGGTCAAACGATACTCCAGCGGCATGTATGTGCGTCTGGCTTTTGCAGTTGCCGCACATTTGGAACCGGAGATATTAGTAGTAGATGAAGTGCTGGCGGTAGGGGATGCTCAGTTTCAGAAAAAATGTCTAGGCAAGATGGGAGATGTAACAAAGGAAGGACGAACAGTGTTGTTGGTAAGCCATAATATGGCGGCTATCGAAAATCTGTGTGGAAAAGCCATACTCATGGATAATGGCCGCATCGCAATGCAGGGCAATACCGCAAAGGCTATTCAATACTATCTCGAGGTGGTAATCCCGTCTGTGATAGAAGAGATTCCGTTGGCTGCGAGGAAGGATCGATCAGGAAATGGCATAATCAGATTGACAAGTTTTCATATTGAGGATGTGCACGGTAATAAGCTGGTCGCCGCCCGCAGTGGAATGGATATAGTCCTTGTTTTTGGCTACCAGTCCCCAGCTTCGGAACAGTTGAGAGATGCTGATATCGGATTTTCGATCCGTGATAAGGAAACTCTCTCGGTATTATACAGCTCTTATGTCGGACAAACCTTTGAGACGGTGCCACCTAAAGGTCAATTCCATTGCCTTGTTAAGAGGATTCCTCTTGCAATGGGTCATTACCAGATAGGTGCACGTGTTACGGTGAGTGGAGAAGAAGCTGATTGGCCGCGTAATGCCGTCGGCTACCTCGACATTGAGGCGGGTGACTTTTATGGAACAGGCAGAGAAGGCTTCGGAGCTTCAGCTCCTCTGCTGCTGATGGGGCAATGGACAATTAGGGTGGACGTTCCATGA
- a CDS encoding phosphate ABC transporter permease produces the protein MSKIIIEAGRTEKNYWSDLWCYRELFLILAWRDLSVRYKQTIIGILWAILRPFLTMVIFTVIFSKIAKLPSDGNAPYALMVFAAMLPWSLFSNALSESSNSLINNTNLISKIYFPRLIMPAATMIPALVDFFISFVMLIGMMIYYQFMPGWQMLLLPFFIILALLASLGPGLWITALNVKYRDFRYIIPFVVQFGLYVSPVGFSSNVVPEQWRLIYSLNPMVGVIDGFRWCILGGESSIYLPGFLLSLAIIIFFLWLGISRFRKMEKTFADII, from the coding sequence ATGAGCAAAATTATTATAGAAGCAGGCCGCACGGAAAAAAACTATTGGAGCGATCTATGGTGTTACCGGGAACTTTTTCTGATTCTTGCATGGCGCGATCTATCCGTACGCTATAAACAAACCATTATTGGAATACTCTGGGCGATTCTCAGACCTTTTCTGACGATGGTTATCTTCACCGTCATTTTCAGCAAGATCGCCAAACTTCCCAGTGACGGCAATGCGCCATATGCCTTGATGGTCTTTGCCGCCATGCTCCCCTGGTCCCTTTTCTCAAACGCACTGAGTGAATCTTCAAACAGCCTGATCAACAACACGAATCTGATCAGCAAAATTTACTTTCCCAGGCTGATCATGCCCGCGGCGACAATGATTCCCGCCTTAGTAGATTTTTTCATCAGTTTCGTGATGCTGATCGGAATGATGATCTATTATCAATTCATGCCCGGCTGGCAAATGCTTCTGTTGCCTTTCTTCATCATCCTGGCTTTGCTGGCCAGTCTTGGTCCCGGTTTATGGATTACGGCACTTAATGTAAAATACCGTGATTTCCGTTACATTATCCCGTTTGTGGTGCAGTTCGGTCTTTATGTTTCTCCCGTGGGATTCAGCAGTAATGTCGTTCCGGAACAATGGCGATTGATTTACAGTCTCAATCCCATGGTAGGGGTGATCGATGGTTTCCGCTGGTGTATTCTGGGTGGTGAGAGCTCCATTTACCTCCCCGGTTTTCTGCTCAGCCTTGCTATCATTATTTTCTTCCTCTGGCTTGGCATATCCCGCTTCCGCAAGATGGAAAAAACTTTCGCAGATATTATATGA
- a CDS encoding nucleotide sugar dehydrogenase — MSLIEKIIAREANLGVIGLGYVGLPIVIAFCRAGFPVTGFDIDPVKVGMLRQGKSYIKHIDLSSIMPDNASAGSTQTSDQKPKISFAATSDFSLLANMDCIIICVPTPLDKHREPDMSFVFNTTRSIAGYLRKGQLIALESTTYPGTTDEDIKAILEETGLKAGIDFHLAFSPEREDPNNKNYSTGNIPKVVGGYTAQCLNVAVALYNTIVVRTIPVSSTKVAEAAKLLENIYRSVNIALVNELKIIFDKMGIDIWEVIEAASTKPFGFQAFYPGPGLGGHCIPIDPFYLTWKVREFDFTTRFIELAGEINTSMPYYVVDKSTAYLNSKGKSMQGSHILILGMAYKKDIDDQRESASLKIARLLREKGAAIEYSDMHVPHCRGHRHYPDIDMSSVELTEDRLKSADVVLLLTDHSAFDYEFIEKHAQCIIDTRNAFAKRGIQSKKIRKA, encoded by the coding sequence ATGTCGCTGATTGAAAAAATTATCGCCAGGGAAGCCAACCTTGGCGTAATAGGGCTTGGTTATGTTGGATTGCCGATCGTTATTGCGTTCTGCAGGGCAGGCTTCCCGGTTACAGGTTTCGATATCGATCCTGTAAAAGTGGGGATGCTGCGGCAGGGGAAAAGCTATATCAAACATATAGACTTATCCTCAATAATGCCGGACAATGCTTCCGCCGGTTCAACACAAACTTCGGATCAAAAGCCGAAGATATCTTTTGCCGCAACTTCAGACTTCTCATTGCTCGCCAACATGGACTGCATTATAATATGCGTTCCAACACCGCTCGATAAGCATCGCGAGCCGGATATGTCTTTTGTATTCAATACGACGCGCTCCATCGCCGGTTACCTGCGGAAAGGACAGCTGATTGCTCTGGAATCGACCACTTACCCGGGAACAACTGACGAGGACATAAAAGCGATTCTGGAAGAAACAGGATTAAAAGCGGGCATCGATTTTCACCTCGCTTTCTCTCCGGAAAGAGAAGACCCGAACAATAAGAATTATTCAACCGGTAACATCCCGAAAGTTGTCGGCGGTTATACGGCGCAATGTCTTAATGTTGCCGTTGCGCTTTATAATACGATAGTCGTGCGAACCATTCCGGTTTCATCGACAAAGGTGGCTGAAGCGGCAAAGCTTCTGGAAAATATCTACAGGTCGGTCAACATCGCACTGGTAAATGAATTGAAGATAATCTTCGATAAGATGGGCATTGATATCTGGGAAGTAATTGAAGCAGCCAGTACAAAGCCTTTCGGATTTCAGGCTTTCTATCCGGGGCCTGGGCTGGGCGGACATTGTATTCCGATCGATCCGTTCTACCTGACGTGGAAAGTTCGTGAATTTGATTTTACCACCCGGTTTATAGAGCTGGCAGGTGAAATTAATACCAGTATGCCATACTATGTTGTGGATAAATCGACCGCGTACCTGAACAGCAAAGGAAAATCAATGCAGGGCTCCCATATCCTCATCCTGGGAATGGCCTATAAAAAAGATATTGATGATCAGAGAGAATCGGCTTCACTAAAGATCGCCCGTCTTTTGAGGGAAAAAGGCGCTGCAATAGAATACAGCGATATGCACGTTCCTCATTGCCGGGGACACCGCCATTATCCCGATATCGATATGAGTTCCGTTGAACTTACTGAAGACCGCTTGAAAAGCGCCGACGTGGTGCTTCTGCTGACCGATCATTCAGCCTTTGATTATGAATTTATTGAAAAGCATGCCCAATGTATCATCGACACCCGCAATGCCTTCGCTAAGCGGGGTATCCAGAGCAAGAAAATCCGGAAAGCGTGA
- a CDS encoding glycosyltransferase, translating to MSIITPVFNGIRFIESCILNVVEQKLLDLEHIIIDGGSSDGTLDIIMRYAERHEHIRWISEKDNGQSEAMNKGILMAGGDIIGILNVDDFYEPGALQEAFDIIKELSEPSLLVGNCNVWGDHDKFLYTNKPAYLELTQLLTADESRFPFPVNPSAYFYHKSLHSMIGMYDTSEHYTLDLDYLLRAAMYLKPIYVDKIFGNYRYIEGTKTFEDVKDGSGKKRFKQLIKKYRKMLPPEKKLHIFYLITFGRLLHWIW from the coding sequence ATGTCTATCATAACCCCTGTCTTCAACGGAATACGCTTTATCGAATCATGTATTCTGAACGTTGTTGAACAAAAGCTTTTAGACCTGGAACACATCATCATCGATGGTGGATCTTCTGACGGCACGCTGGATATCATCATGCGTTACGCGGAGCGACATGAGCACATCAGATGGATATCGGAAAAGGATAATGGGCAGTCCGAGGCCATGAATAAAGGAATCCTGATGGCCGGCGGTGACATTATCGGGATCCTCAACGTTGACGATTTTTACGAGCCAGGAGCTTTGCAGGAAGCTTTTGATATCATCAAAGAGCTCTCGGAACCTTCACTGCTTGTGGGCAACTGCAATGTATGGGGGGATCATGACAAATTCCTTTACACAAACAAACCTGCATACCTTGAATTAACGCAACTGTTGACCGCCGATGAATCCAGATTTCCCTTCCCTGTTAATCCATCAGCATATTTTTATCATAAATCACTGCACAGCATGATAGGTATGTATGACACAAGCGAACATTACACACTGGATTTAGATTATTTACTCAGAGCGGCAATGTATTTAAAACCCATCTATGTTGATAAAATATTCGGTAATTATCGATATATTGAAGGGACAAAAACGTTTGAGGATGTAAAGGATGGTTCGGGGAAAAAACGATTTAAACAATTAATTAAAAAATACCGTAAGATGTTGCCTCCTGAAAAAAAGCTGCATATTTTTTATTTAATAACATTCGGAAGATTGCTTCACTGGATTTGGTAA